A stretch of DNA from Falco biarmicus isolate bFalBia1 chromosome 6, bFalBia1.pri, whole genome shotgun sequence:
AGACTCCGGACAAAAGCTCTGTGCTTTATCAGCGTTAGTAACTTCCCAAAACTAACACAAATTTAAGTGGCAATAAAGGCAAAAGCATTCAAAACACTTCTCAAAACTAGAAGACTGTCCAAATTTGCACCATTTTATTTGCCTGCAACTGAATGTTACTTAAATAAGTAACACCGTGGATATATGTAGGAAGTTAACTAGTATTAGTTGATTTGTAGTTTAATCTACTCAGTGATTGAATTAAGATGTTACACAGTGGCAGTCTGAAGTCTTCCTTTGTGAATTGCAAAGTAAACTCAAGCTTACCTtgaaacataaagaaaaatgaaaagttttaagCCAAAGCTTCAGAAAACCTTTTAAGCATGAAAGCAGTGTTTTGATGCTGCTGACTCTTGGTTTTTGGACCAAGCAATAGTGAAGAAAACCAGCTGTGACTGACACTTGCTGGATGTATGTGTTTTCAGGGGCTGCAAACACACCTGAGGGGAGCGAAGCACGTCAGTTCTGTGCCCGCTGCATAACCCTGGAATGTTGTGCAAGGCTTTTTGTAGAAAGTGCTAGTTCAAAACAGTAGGATTTGGAGTCTTCTCCAGGGCTTGCATACTGATAGGATGTCAAATGGAGGAACTTTGGTGCATAGTTACTTACAAATAATTGTCCTGTTGAAGAGCGAAGGATAGGGAGATGAGAGCTTATTCCTTATCTTGATAGTGATGTTGGAAATAATTTGTTAAGAGAAGTCCTGGAGCCGTTTTCTGTTTTTGCCAACTGCTGGTGTACTTTTGTGGACCCAAACGAAGAGGGGGGACCAGAAATTCTGAGGTGCGAGGGTAGCTCTGCTTCAGATGGTTTTCCCTGCTTTTGATTTAGAAGAAACACTGTATATACACTGGAGCAGACTGGTTCCAGTGGAGTGTGTGAAAGGAGCTTGGAGGGTTGGACTTGTCCAAAATCTCAATTGCAAAGAACTGAGTATGAGGCAAGAATTACAGAATTAATGGTTGTCCTAGtaaaaaactaataaaatacTTGCCAGAAGCtgcttaaaacatttttagcCACGCTCTAGGAACAAGTGGCTTAGTTGCTTTTCTGGTGTCTGGCTGATGGGAGGTACTTGATTGGCAGTTTCTAAAGTGTGTTGCTATATAGAAAACTATCTTctcatttcagtgctttctccTGAATGCATAGAGAAATTTGTCCAGTGTCAGCTAACCTAGCCAACAAAGCACAGGTGGTACCTGCAAAATAAAAGCCCATCCGTCCTTCCTTCCAGGATGCAGGTGTCTTCTGTGAGGCAATTTTCGGTCCTGTCTTTGGCCTGTGTTAGCTTATAGGTGCTGTGCAGGTAACTGCTGTGCCTTCTGTGCGTGTTCCGTAGGACCAGACAGCGTTTGTCCTCGCTTCTAGGAGTTTCTTTACAGAGACTATCTTTGATCTTACTGTAGGGAATGTGATCCATATCTGTATTTCCTGCAGAAGTGTTTCCTCATTTGAATCCCATTTTCTATATGACTCTTCAAGCTGCATATTATTTTTGATGTCTTGGACTTGCCAACAGTTCAAAGTTGTCTTGCCAGCATAAAAAGGCACCCGGCACTGTATCATGTAGCCGTCCATTGTTTTCGTTGTGATGCCGTGTCCCTTTTGGACATAGCTTGAAGTTATGGTATGAAAGAGAAAGGATGATGCAATAAAAACTAACCACTTTCTTGAAGGAATTGTAAgtgaaaattacaaatattCATAAAAGACTAAGGCAGAAGCCATGGTGATTTCTTCCAGCAGCTCTCATTTGAAGGAGGTAAACCTGGAGATGTGCAATACCTGAAACTGTGTAAGCGCGAcagctgcaggagaggggaACTGGATGCCAGGATTTGCAATTTGGAACTAAATAACGTACTGGTGTTAGAAATCAATGTTGGGAGATCAGGATGTATCCTTGTCACAGTAAGTGCTGTAGCAAAGCTAGCTTACAGGAACACGAATGCTTTTGCTTTATAATGTATTACACCAAAATAGCACTTGAGTTACGCTCACTGCCTGTGCCATTAAActcaaaatgtgttttggatTCGGACAATCTGGTACGATGTTGACAATCACATCCCACAGCTTTGTTTACGTgtgtgaaaaaaggaaagtgaaaagcAGATATACTCTTTAAAGTAGTGTAGGTAGTTAAATTTGCATTGGGTATGACTAAAGATGAGGTTTTCTGGCTTTTACTTGTCACCTAATACTGTAATGgtaattttttacaaaaatggtTCTGAACTGGGAGTGGTGGTGAAATACTTGTTAAGCAGGAAGTATGAACTCTGTTCAGTGTGGGGTACAAGCAGTGTATCGTGGTCTGCACAAATAATGTCAGTCTCTGAAATTTCTTAGGCTTTTAAGTTTGAAGCCTGGAACTCTGCTTTTCACTGCCTTTGCCACCtgtaaaacaacatttttcagaagagtaAGTGAGGTAAATGCCAGTGGGTAGCTTATTAGTCTATCCAATGAAACATTAACCATTGTTTAAAAGGAATACCATTTGATATTGCAAGATGAGTGGCAAAACTTAAGGTACTGACCTCAAACATACTGTTCTTACTGACTTGCTGATACCTAATTTTACTCTAGTAGGGAAAAAGACCCAGTGCCTTCATCTAGTCTACCTGAGATCCGTCAGGCTGATCAGcgctttttcttttctcatttattcAGGATATACGACTCAAATCCTGAACAACCAAATATATTCCAGGTGGAGCAGCTGGAACGGCTCAAGAAAGAATTACCAGAACTGAAAAGCTGTGTGTGCCCCACAGTTAGCCACTTTAAATCCATATCTCCATGTAAATGTCATCATAGTTGCCTGGACGAGAAAGCTGTGGATAACTTGAAGAGTGTTCAAATGCAAAAGGACTAACTGTAGGCAGAATGCCATGTTGTATCTAACATCCACCACTGGAACAGTGCTGTCCATGCCTTCAGGTTGGTTTGTTTGCAGTCCCCGAATAGCAATAACAGTGTTTCTCCTTCCTGGCAGTACTTGCTAAAATTTCAAACAATGGTAAAATAGTCAGCCAGTTATTGTTCCAATTTACGTACAcagttttaactttttcaaGATTTGCAACTTGAttataggaaaaagaaaatgaagtattaaCACTAagtatgtgtttaaaaataacagaaaaccaAGCCATCTGAGGACTGGGAGGGAGTGGAAGCTCAGAAACTAAATTGTAGGGAAGTTACAATGATCTGATGCTGAATATGCTGAGAAATTGTTTTGACTTTGATTTTACTTCAGTGCTACAAGTTGTCAGCCTGTAGCTGACAACAGGAAATTTGAGAGTGCGATTGTAAGATACGTATAATTAGATCTGGCCTGAATAAATTGGTACCTCATTTATATGTATTTGCACCGATACATCCACATCCACCTGTACAAAGCTTTGtgccattttaaaatacctatatatttttaagtaaactGCAATGCATATtaactcctcttttttttttttttttttctttctttttcttttttcctccccacttCATGGCACACTTAGGCTGCTGCTATTGTTTTCTCATTTGCCAGTTTAGTGATGCAGTGTCTGTGTATAGCAGTCAAAGGTGAGGCAccagtatgatttttttttcattaatctcACACAGGCTAAACTTTAGAAATGTTGATAATAATTTTAGCAGAATTACAGAAACATCCTCAGTGTCTGAGAATCTTTCTTGCACTGTAACCTTAATAAACAGAATAGGTACCATGCACAAACTCTACAAAATGCATGCTTTCGTTCTTAAGCATGAAATTTAGGTGTTTGCTGAGGCCCTTGCATCTTTACGGTGCTAGTTATGTGTGAAGGGTGCAAGGACCAGCTCAACTACTTAATCTTCTTTGCCTAAAACCACAAGCCTATTATTCACAAACATTTGAAGAAAAGGCTGTGTCATACATGGCTTGTCTTATTTACATAACACAAGCTACTAGCGCTTGTATTTTGCaagtttggggttggttttttgtttggtttggttgggttttttcctttgttctttggAACAAGAATCACCAATGTACTGAATTCAGAAAATCGGTATTCTGTTGGCTGGTATCTATCCTCTGTAATTTATTACAAAGTCATTGTTTAGAGTTCTTAATAGATAGGTATGcatgttctttttcctcctgaagtTGCAGGTCACGCCAACACAACAGCTGTAACTTTCTACTGAAGTGTTAATGTATAAtaagaatggaaaatatttatttttttctcttgtaaatGGACAAAACAGTATGTACTATATTCTTTATATACAATCATTGCTACATAGAACTGATTGTACAAAGAGTAAAGCCATTGCAAGTAAGTGCTAGAGCCTGCACTGCCGAGTAGTACGAAACAAGCAGCTTGTTTCAACTTGCCTTgtgcatttttgtatttaaagttTGTTTGTCCTGCACAAACAGCACAGTAATGACTAGGTAGCTGGAAGctgtcttttattaaaaaaaaaaagaaaaaagaaaaaaagaaaaaaacaaacccaaacccaaccaccGTCTGAAGTGTGTGAGCTGTGTTTTCTGGGAGCGAGGGGGCACTGAACCAGATTCttgacagcagcagcctgtggctgTTACGCGGTAGAGCGTgcttcttggggttttttctctcctcatcTGTACCCCCCGGGGGCTTCTCTGGGGGCTCTCGGGGGCTTTGCCAACAGCTGTTCGGTGCGTCGCCGCCCGCCAGCGCGGCAGCGCACCCGCGGagctgctgcgggggggggcggtgttACGTTGTGCTGGCCCGGGCTCACGACGCCGTGCCGCTGCGGAGAGCCCCGGCCCCCTCCCAGGCTCGTTTCCCGGCCGTAGGTGCTCGGGGAGCAGCGTTTGCCCGCGCTGCGGGCGGGGGTGCAGCGGCGGTACCGCCGTAGGGCGCGCTGGCAGCCCCCTGCTCGCACGGCGGTTGCGGCGGCAGCTGCGCTAAACCCGGCCGGGCTGCACCGAGCTGTTCCGCGGCGCCGCTTCCCCAGCGGAGCGGAGCTCTCGGCCGGGCCGCCTGGGGCACGGCGGGGGCGTACGGAGCggggtgccagccctgctgggctCGGCGGGGGCTCCGGGCTCCTGCCGGGGCTCCGGCGGCGTTGGCAGCTGCTGTCCGGCTCGCCGAGGCGGGCGCGCTGCCCGGTGGGGCGGGGGGACCTCGGCGGGGCACCAGCGGCCCACCAAGCCGCTCTGGCACCCCCTCAGCACAAGGGCGGGGGGagaaaacaagatggaaaaaCCCCTCGTGGGTGGCGATAGAGGCAGTTTGACGGAGCAACAGCAAAGGCGGCTGGCGTGCGCGGAAGCGAAGGAACAGCAGACGCGGCTCCCACGTCCCAGCTGGCGCCGTCCGGCCCCTCCCCGCGGAGCTGCCGCGGCTGCCCCGGGGCACCTCAGCGCCGAGGGtcccgcggccgccgcccgcgccgGGTTCTCCGAGCAGCCCCCGTGCGGGGCGGGGTGTCCCTTCGCGGGGTGCGGGTCAGCTCTCCCGGCCGGCTCCGCTCCCAGGGGATcgcgccccccacccccccccagcccgcgggcAGCGGGAGCCGGGGACAGCCCCGGCGCGGTGGCAGCGCCGTTGGCGGCGGCGGTGCTGCTGTCACCGAGCCCGGCCCTGGCACGCCGGTGCCGCGCCGTTCGGCACCGCACCCCGGGTGCGCGGGGGCTGCTGTGCGGAGCGTGCGCGCCGCAGCTGCCCCAGGGACGCCCCCGCTGCCGCACGCGCCCGGCTGCCCGGAGCGGGGCCCTGCGGATCGCCCGCGGCTGCGCTGGCAGAGCCCCCCGCCGGGCGGGCCGGaccgcgccccccgcccgccgccccccggcgctCGGGCCGCCCGTGGCGCCGGCACGCGCACGAGGGCCGCTCCGCACGCGCGGTGCTTCCGCGCGGGCCCCGCGAGCCCGGGGCgccaccgcccgccccgcccggcggccccgcggctgCCGCCGGGGCCGGGTCGCTACCGGCGGGGCCCCCGGCGCTGCTcccccccgcggcggccgcACGGGGGCGCTGGGAGGGGCCGCGCTGGGGGCCAAGatggcggcgcggggccggcggtACTTCTGCACGGCGGGGCGCGGGCTGGAGCCCTTCCTGGCGCGGGAGGTGCGCGCGCGGCTGGGCGCCACCGAGGTGAGGGGgcgccgcgggggcgggggccgggctggggggcgCGGGCCTGCGCAGGAGGGGAGCGCTGCGGGCGGCCGGGGACACACCGGGGGGTGCGGGCGGGGATACCGGGCGGGAGCACATctggggggacaggggggtGCGGGCGGGGACACACCGTGAGGGGCGGGGACACGGGGACGGCGGGGTGCGGGCGGGGCCACATCTGGGGGGACCGGGGGGTGCAGGCGGGGACGCTCCGTGAGGGGCGGGGGGTTGCGGGCGGGGGCAGAGCGGGGGGGGACCGGGGGGTGCGGGCGGTGCCAccccggtgccccccccccccccccggtgccgCCGCAGCTGTCCCGGTGCGCCCGCAGGTGCAGCGCGTGCCGGGGAAGGTGTCGTTCCGCGCGGGGGCGGCgccggggcggctgcgggggcTGCGCTGCGCGGAGcggctgttcctgctgctgcgCTGGGCCGCCCCGCTGCGCCTCCGGAGCAAAGGTACCggctgcccctcccccccccccccccccccccccccccccccgcgtgCGGCCTCGGGCCCCGGCTCCAGAATTAACGGCTCTTTGTGGCCGAGGGCGGTGACCCTCACCCGGGCGCGCTGGCAGCGCCCTGTAGGGCTGACAGTGGCTTTAACTGTGCCGTGTCCTGGCCCTCTGCATGTGCGTGTGCGTAAGACCACCCTGCCAAAAATCCACCCCCCAGCCCGGGACCCCCAGCCCGGGACCCCCAGCCCGGGACCCCCAGCCCGGGACCCCCAGCCCGGGACCCCTCGTGTGCATTCTAACGGTGAGTCTCCTTGTTCCGGTGCATCCAGGTGCGTCTCCCGTGTCCCTGGTTCGGCGCACGGGTGTTGTGTCCATCTCAGCTGCCCGGGCTGTATTCGCGGTCGCTGTTGCAGTAACAATTCCAAGTTGGATGGATGGACACCCGCCTGCTGGCGAGACTTTTTTGGGGAGGTCACAGGTGGCCTTCAGTTTTGAGGATCCAATTTAACCATAGatctaaaattttaaatgagaaatagaaatacctcccacccccacccctcgACCAGCTACAAGGTTTTTAATTGAATTGGCCTCCGTGTTCCCCTCCCCCATAGCCAGCTCAAGAGGCGTAAGTTCAGGTGTGTGTTGGAGACTTTGCAGGATTAAAGGCAGACCGATGAATAGCAAGGAGAGATCTCCTTTAGAAAAAACCAGACTTGCGGCTTTTTACTTGAACTGAATCAGTGATTCGTGTTCGTGTCCGTCCTGCAATCCTGAAAAGTGTCCCACGTCCCTAATCCCCCGCCGAGTGTTCTGGGGAGGATGGCGTGGTAGGCTGGTCCTCTGTCCCTGAGAATGACTCGCAGAGCTGGTCTGGTTCTCCACAGCTGCCAAACCCTTCTGCAGAATTCAACCCCTGCGCCATTTATCTTGGTCCTGCCGGCCCTGCAGTCGGACAGATGCCTGGGTGCCTGCGGGTGCCGCGTGGGTGCTGCGAGCCGCTGCTGCGGGCCCTGCGTTGGCGCGGTCGTGAACTCTGAAcgcagcctctgccagcagcagcctttaGTCCACAGGAAAATCAAATGCCGagactgctttttcttccagggAAAATGCTGCATGAGATTAAAAGCCTTGTCATTGAGGAACCGACGTACTGGCTGGATGTCATCTCTGTCTGGAGAAACTTTCATGGGCACGAGGGGAAGAACGATGACACCTCTCAAGAAAACCAGTTGCCTCTcaagagaaaatcagaagaagAGACAAATACTGCAGctaaaagacagaaagcagaacGAGTGAGAGAGACCGTGTCTGAGGAGTGTCAGGTGGAAGCTGGAGAGAGGTGTgtgggggggcagggctgctgcacgGAAAGCATGGATTCCTCAGAAGACCCTTCCAAATGCAGCGGAGAGGAGGAACCTGTCGTGAACGAGCAGCCTAGCTTCAGTTTCAGAGTTTCTTGTCGTTGTAGTGGGGCAATTGCCAAAGTCCTTACCTCACAGGTATGCTAAAGTatctatgttttaaaataatttagcaaAGGTGAAGCGAGATGTGTAGTTGATTTGTCATTTTTCTATTGTGTTGTATGTTTTAGAGAAACAAACTGATCTGaccttttcctgtattttctcgAAAAAGCCCTTACCCTGCATTTACCTTGAATAAGTGGAAACTCAAGGGCTGTTGTTAATTTCTGGGTGCTATTCCCCTGAATGTTTTTCAAATCAATGCCCTTGGTTGAGGATGAGTAAAGGTAAGAGGCGGCTGGGCCCGTGGAGTCTGAGGAGTGATCTGATAGTAGTTTACAGCTACTTGAAGGGCCATTGCGAGGGCAGTGGAGCCAGACTGCTCTCAGGTGCAGCAGGCAGTGTAAAAGGAAGGGCAAAAGCCAGAACCTGCAGCTTCAGGAGGCTCTGGTTGGGTACTGGGGAGAGCTTGTCCCCCAGGAGGGTGGTGCAGCGCTGGGAGGTGTCCTTGGCAGGGTGGATCTTGGTCCTTGGGAGAGCGTGGTGGTGTAGGTACCTCCAGGGACCCTTTCCATCCAGCGCTCTTCTCGCCTAGCATCTCTTTctactgtaagaaaaataaaaaatagaagaaaccCTGTGTGTAGCTGCAATTTATGTATGTTTTCCCTTACGTGAAGGTAACAGCAGTTTAACCAGAggggttttttcctgctaaaGCCAGTACCCTGTACCAATGGGTATGTTTGCTTAAATCTACACCGTGTGTTTGAACTCTCGTACTCTGAAGGTAGCCAGAGCTTTCTAGATGCTGTAAAATCATGAAAATTGTGAGTTGTAGTTGtgtgttttcaggttttcttttaggTAATCTAGTTTACAgccatcagaaatattttgtgccTGATACGTAATCCTGAAATGATGACAACTTTTGTTGTAACCTGGGCAGAACTCGAACTTCAGCAGCCTGCACTCCCGCTGAGTGACAGTCGTTTTGTCCTGTGGTGTGTTTGCCGTGCCCCTGGCTCACTTGCTCTGCCTCTTCTGGTCTGTACAAACTGTTCTCCTAGGGATAAAGAGAgactcttttcttttcccaggcATCTCTAAGGATTGTACAGTCAAGGCTGTGATCTGTAGTTTTCTTAATTCTGCTATTTTTACTGCCTGTGAGTGTTCTTCCCCCTTGCAGGAGATCGGAAGAGCCATTGGCACAGCGCTCATGAAGCAGTGTGGGTGGCGGGCTGATCTCCGGGACCCCGACCTAGAGGTAGTGTGGTGCTTCTCTGCCAGATGGCCTGTTACTGCTTCCAGGGTGGCCCCCActcctttgttttgttctccGCTCCCTCTGTGTGGGTTCACGGCCTCCCCCTGTTTGTCTTTCTGCCACTGAATTTAACCAGAAATCATCTGGTAGCACGGAGCAAAGCTTTTCCGCAGCCGCTGTGTGCGCGCCTTCCCGAGCACGTCAATAAATAACAGACCGGCCAGATGGGCCCGTATGTCAGGGGAAGGATCCACCCACGCAGGCGATGGCTTGGGATCCAGCGCGCTTACAAGCTGCTGGGCTCTGACCCTCTTGAAAACAGCAATCACCTGAGCCACTGGGCAGGTCGTTTGGCCTCTGTAGGGGAAGAGGGCGAGCAGCAAGGTCGTGTTCTCGAGGAACTTGGCTGGAGAGCATCTCCTTCTCGACCCTGTGCCTGACAAGCAGCTTGCTTAAGGCACCCTCCGTGGTGTGGGCTGTCTGGAGAGCTTGGCAATGACTCGTTGCTCTCGACAAGCTGCTTCTCCATCCCTGCGCTTGGCGTATGGGAGCTGCTCTCGGcgctgctgctgggaggtgggAGGCCATCGGTGGAAGCTCTGAGTTCATCACTGGCTCTGGTTTCCCAGGCCGTGCATTAAGCACAGCTTCGTTGAGCCGCAAATGGGGATCCTGTTCCCTTTTGCTCTGAAACCGTTCAAGTGCTGAGGACTGGGATTTCTCAGCAGCACCACGTTACTCTTTGGGCTTCCCGGGGAGGGACTGCCGTCATGCAAGACCTGCTGGGGAGCTCAGTCTTCTTTTGAGATGCCCTGTGTGGGACAGGAGGGCGATTTCTTTGCGCTGCCTGTGTTTCTGGAAGGGTTACCTACATTCGCCTTCCATCTGAAATGCACCTTAGTGGCGCTTACGGTGGGTTTTCTTATTGTTGTTCTGggttggtttgtgggtttggttttttttaaaagaaagaggggGTAGGTGAGTAGTTGAGTGCTAGTATACGGTAAATAATCTGCTTAGAGTAAATGGggttataattaaaaatacctgtTCAGTGTTACAAAAATCGGTTCCCTTAAAGATTCAGCTGCTTGCTGATGGATTCCTGGCTGCCAAAATTCCCCTCTCAGCTTGCTTAAATACTAGACTGTCTTTAGAGTGGCTTTTAGATTATctagtgtgatttttttttttttccccccccattAATCATAATTATCtaaagcatgtatttttgttcttaacAACTGTGATCAGAAATTTGTAGAAGCTTCTGTGTCTGGTTTAAATGAGTTAAAGCTATTGTCATGCCAAGTTGAGAgtttctaatgtttttttttttcctctttcagatcTTTGTACACCTTAATGACATTCATTCTGTGGTGGGGATTCCTCTTTTCAGGTAGGTGCTCTCACCAGATTTTGTCTTGCTAGTATCAGAACAGGCATAATTTCTAAATAGTCTTTCTGTCTACTGCGAGTATTTATCTTACAGTTTAATATTCGTGGGACTGTCACATTAGTCTTGTAGTTTGTCTGCAGCTTATCTGAGCATGTAGGCCAGGCTGCAGTGAGTTATGGATACGAGCAGACTGTGGTGTCTGACTGTCTGCGGGTCTGTCCAGTTCATTTGTTCTTTCGTATCGCACGGGCTTTTCTGCGTGGTTGCACCATTATCTTACGTTGATTTTTTGCTGTCTGCAGGCTTCCATTGGCAAACAGAGAGTATATCAAAACAGCCGGACTGCGGTCAACGATTGCGTGGGCCATGGCATCTCTGGCTGAAATCAGTGTAAGTGAATGTTCGTGGCAAAGATATAGAGCCCCAGatgggggggcggcggggggagctgctgctcatCAGAGCTGGAAGCTTTGAAGAAGCGTGGTGATTTTAACGCCCCGTCCTCTAATGCATGTGGGCAGGGTTTGCCTTATCTGTGATTGGAGTGCCCTGTCACCTGCTGTGCAACCAGGTTTCTGCTGGAACCCCAGGTCCTTCTCAGCAGAGGTGTTATTGCTTGTACAGACACGTCTAAATGgcaacattttttcactgttgaGGCTTCAAATGTTGTTTGGTGGTGTTCTCCCAAGGGAAGACAGAAGCAAGCGTGATCTTCTCCACAGATTAATTTTTACTAATACCTGCCTGCAGTCcactcataatttttttcccctaaatgtCACAAATGAAGGCTGGATACATTGTCTTTAGTGAAACTAGTAATGCTTTTTACTATATTATCTTACAAGCAAGTTTGGTCTGGTAAACCAGTGATTATTGTTAACTACACTGGTTTCAGTGGGAATAAGTAGGCGATTCATACATCCCTGAGTAAGCTTTGTCTTGGGAGAGGAGTCTGTCTTTCTTGGATGCAATAACCCCTCTCTTTTTGTAGGCTGGTGCCTTTGTGCTGGATCCCATGTGTGGGCTAGGAACAATACTGGTGGAAGCTGCCAAAGAGTGGCCCGTGAGTATTGCAGTGGCAACAGGCAGGACCTTTGCAAGATGGCTTGTAGTTGCATCAAGAAAAATCTGTACCACAGTTACACCAAAGCCCCCAGctggaaagctgaaaatgtaCTTTTCAAAGTACTGATCTTTCTAGGCAGCTAAAAGTGTTTTAGTGCAAACGTTCCTCCACAGGAGTGTGTAACCAAGGCCTACATACTtgtgcaggtgggtgctgggagACCTGGATTTTGGGTTTGTGTGAGGCAGCCGTGGAGCTGAGACTGCCTGGGCTTATCCTGG
This window harbors:
- the THUMPD2 gene encoding THUMP domain-containing protein 2 isoform X1; translation: MEKPLVGGDRGSLTEQQQRRLACAEAKEQQTRLPRPSWRRPAPPRGAAAAAPGHLSAEGPAAAARAGFSEQPPCGAGCPFAGCGSALPAGSAPRGSRPPPPPSPRAAGAGDSPGAVAAPLAAAVLLSPSPALARRCRAVRHRTPGARGLLCGACAPQLPQGRPRCRTRPAARSGALRIARGCAGRAPRRAGRTAPPARRPPALGPPVAPARARGPLRTRGASARAPRARGATARPARRPRGCRRGRVATGGAPGAAPPRGGRTGALGGAALGAKMAARGRRYFCTAGRGLEPFLAREVRARLGATEVQRVPGKVSFRAGAAPGRLRGLRCAERLFLLLRWAAPLRLRSKGKMLHEIKSLVIEEPTYWLDVISVWRNFHGHEGKNDDTSQENQLPLKRKSEEETNTAAKRQKAERVRETVSEECQVEAGERCVGGQGCCTESMDSSEDPSKCSGEEEPVVNEQPSFSFRVSCRCSGAIAKVLTSQEIGRAIGTALMKQCGWRADLRDPDLEIFVHLNDIHSVVGIPLFRLPLANREYIKTAGLRSTIAWAMASLAEISAGAFVLDPMCGLGTILVEAAKEWPEACYWGADISDSQLEGADVNIRTAGLMDKIELFKASVKALPLPSESFDAVISDIPFGKKFKITKDIQLLPDILQEMERVLRVGGTVVLLLSQDLHKRMDGITRCAGNDAPNTISETGTAEALNVDGNSSSLVNGAEESFLSGRQTCFGSLVPDGIYEVSLGKTDAFIYKYRKICAAGAR
- the THUMPD2 gene encoding THUMP domain-containing protein 2 isoform X2; amino-acid sequence: MEKPLVGGDRGSLTEQQQRRLACAEAKEQQTRLPRPSWRRPAPPRGAAAAAPGHLSAEGPAAAARAGFSEQPPCGAGCPFAGCGSALPAGSAPRGSRPPPPPSPRAAGAGDSPGAVAAPLAAAVLLSPSPALARRCRAVRHRTPGARGLLCGACAPQLPQGRPRCRTRPAARSGALRIARGCAGRAPRRAGRTAPPARRPPALGPPVAPARARGPLRTRGASARAPRARGATARPARRPRGCRRGRVATGGAPGAAPPRGGRTGALGGAALGAKMAARGRRYFCTAGRGLEPFLAREVRARLGATEVQRVPGKVSFRAGAAPGRLRGLRCAERLFLLLRWAAPLRLRSKGKMLHEIKSLVIEEPTYWLDVISVWRNFHGHEGKNDDTSQENQLPLKRKSEEETNTAAKRQKAERVRETVSEECQVEAGERCVGGQGCCTESMDSSEDPSKCSGEEEPVVNEQPSFSFRVSCRCSGAIAKVLTSQEIGRAIGTALMKQCGWRADLRDPDLEIFVHLNDIHSVVGIPLFRLPLANREYIKTAGLRSTIAWAMASLAEISAGAFVLDPMCGLGTILVEAAKEWPEACYWGADISDSQLEGADVNIRTAGLMDKIELFKASVKGCFVLEGPLCCC
- the THUMPD2 gene encoding THUMP domain-containing protein 2 isoform X3; protein product: MLHEIKSLVIEEPTYWLDVISVWRNFHGHEGKNDDTSQENQLPLKRKSEEETNTAAKRQKAERVRETVSEECQVEAGERCVGGQGCCTESMDSSEDPSKCSGEEEPVVNEQPSFSFRVSCRCSGAIAKVLTSQEIGRAIGTALMKQCGWRADLRDPDLEIFVHLNDIHSVVGIPLFRLPLANREYIKTAGLRSTIAWAMASLAEISAGAFVLDPMCGLGTILVEAAKEWPEACYWGADISDSQLEGADVNIRTAGLMDKIELFKASVKALPLPSESFDAVISDIPFGKKFKITKDIQLLPDILQEMERVLRVGGTVVLLLSQDLHKRMDGITRCAGNDAPNTISETGTAEALNVDGNSSSLVNGAEESFLSGRQTCFGSLVPDGIYEVSLGKTDAFIYKYRKICAAGAR